A stretch of the Pseudopipra pipra isolate bDixPip1 chromosome 11, bDixPip1.hap1, whole genome shotgun sequence genome encodes the following:
- the ABHD6 gene encoding monoacylglycerol lipase ABHD6, translated as MDLDVLNMFVIAGGTLAIPILAFVASFLLWPSALIRIYYWYWRRALGMQVRYANYDDYQFCYSYRGRPGYRPSILMLHGFSAHKDMWLSIVKFLPKNLHLVCVDMPGHEGTTRSDLDDYSISGQAKRIHQFVECIRLNRRPFHLVGTSMGGNVAGVYAAQYPEDICSLTLICPAGLPSTTDSKFIKQLRELQESKRIDRIPLIPSTPEEMADMLKLCSYVRFKVPQQILQGLVDVRIPHNEFYRKLFLEIADEKSRHSLHENMSKIKAPTQVIWGKQDQVLDVSGASVLADAIPDCHVYILENCGHSVVVERPRKTANLILEFLALLHSIDNNKKQA; from the exons ATGGACCTGGATGTGCTGAACATGTTTGTCATCGCCGGTGGCACCCTGGCTATCCCCATCCTGGCCTTCGTGGCCTCGTTCCTCCTGTGGCCCTCAGCACTTATCCGCATCTACTACTG gtaCTGGCGCCGAGCCTTGGGCATGCAGGTTAGATATGCAAACTACGATGACTATCAGTTTTGTTATTCCTATAGAGGAAGACCTGGATACCGACCATCCATCCTGATGCTACATGGGTTCTCGGCCCACAAAGACATGTGGCTGTCCATAGTCAAG TTCCTGCCGAAGAACCTGCACTTGGTGTGTGTGGACATGCCCGGGCACGAGGGCACAACCCGCTCAGACTTGGACGATTACTCCATCAGTGGGCAAGCTAAGAGAATACACCAG TTCGTGGAGTGCATCAGGCTAAACAGAAGGCCCTTTCATCTGGTTGGCACTTCCATGGGGGGAAATGTTGCCGGCGTCTATGCTGCTCAGTACCCAGAAGACATTTGCAGCCTGACCCTAATCTGTCCTGCAG GCCTGCCAAGTACCACCGACAGCAAGTTCATTAAGCAGCTCCGGGAGCTGCAGGAGTCCAAACGCATTGACAGGatccctttaatcccctcaaCGCCCGAGGAGATGGCGGATATGCTGAAGCTTTGCTCCTACGTTCGCTTCAAGGTGCCACAGCAG aTCCTCCAGGGCCTCGTTGATGTTCGCATTCCACACAATGAATTTTACCGGAAAC TGTTTTTAGAAATTGCGGATGAAAAGTCCAGGCACTCTCTCCATGAGAACATGAGCAAGATCAAAGCACCAACGCAGGTCATCTGGGGAAAGCAGGACCAG GTCCTGGATGTTTCTGGCGCCAGTGTTTTAGCAGATGCAATCCCGGACTGCCACGTGTACATCCTGGAGAACTGTGGGCACTCAGTGGTGGTGGAGCGTCCCCGCAAGACGGCCAACCTCATCCTGGAGTTCCTGGCGCTGCTGCACAGCATAGACAACAACAAGAAGCAGGCGTGA